From the Flavimarina sp. Hel_I_48 genome, one window contains:
- the cdaA gene encoding diadenylate cyclase CdaA: protein MNLLENFRILDIIDIILVACLLYYLYKLVKGTVAINIFFGICIIWVIWKITQLLQMEMLSSILGQFIGAGMFALIVVFQQEIRKFLLLIGSTKLDRRSGFLKHIKFLQDDEVTMTKVEEIIRACESMALTKTGALIVIQRNTNLEFVKNTGDTMMIEVNKPILESIFYKNSTLHDGAAIIEDNNITATRAILPVSNERNIPLRFGLRHRAAVGITEKTDAVALVVSEETGQISYLKDGDFALFKNNEELIEMLRTDLS, encoded by the coding sequence TTGAACCTACTCGAAAATTTCAGAATTCTTGACATCATTGATATTATTCTGGTGGCCTGTCTGCTTTATTATCTTTATAAACTTGTCAAGGGCACGGTTGCGATAAATATCTTTTTCGGGATCTGTATCATCTGGGTGATCTGGAAAATCACGCAATTACTGCAAATGGAAATGCTGAGCAGCATTCTCGGTCAGTTTATCGGTGCGGGTATGTTTGCCCTGATCGTGGTCTTTCAGCAGGAAATACGGAAATTTCTCTTGCTTATTGGTTCTACTAAACTAGACAGGAGGAGTGGTTTCTTAAAACATATTAAATTTTTGCAGGACGACGAGGTCACCATGACCAAAGTGGAGGAGATCATACGTGCTTGTGAAAGTATGGCGCTTACTAAAACAGGTGCACTTATTGTCATACAGCGTAATACCAATCTGGAATTTGTCAAAAACACCGGGGATACGATGATGATAGAGGTCAATAAACCTATCCTGGAAAGTATATTTTATAAAAATTCAACCTTGCACGACGGGGCCGCAATTATTGAAGACAACAATATCACCGCTACCCGCGCCATTCTTCCCGTTTCCAATGAACGGAATATACCTTTGCGTTTTGGTCTTCGCCACCGTGCGGCTGTGGGCATTACCGAAAAAACGGATGCCGTAGCCCTCGTGGTAAGTGAAGAAACAGGACAGATTAGTTACTTAAAGGACGGGGATTTTGCCTTGTTTAAAAACAATGAAGAGCTTATCGAAATGTTACGCACAGATCTTAGCTAA
- a CDS encoding ABC transporter ATP-binding protein, which produces MAESSKGNAFDFKLFKRLMTFTKPYRLRLYFVAVAAILISLFAVLRPIYLELAIDEGITPKDFDSLIYYLWLMLAVLLGESLFQLLFIYFATWLGQTVVKDIRVKLFGHMLEFKMQYYDKSSVGRLVTRAVSDIETISSIFSEGLFMIISDLLKMGFIIGVMLFKSWQLSLIVFAILPFIMYATRIFQRAMKSAFEDVRTQVANLNSFVQERVTGMKIVQIFSREKVEREKFGDINKKHMKAWNKTVWYNSIFFPVAEMATSITIGLLVWYGGLKAVQSDVYTIGLVTAFIQFAQMLFTPLRQIADKFNTLQMGMVAANRVFGILDTDSKIEDKGTKELSALEGAIRFEKVRFSYIEGEEILRGIDLEVQAGETVAIVGATGAGKSTIINLLGRFYEIDSGTIRVDGIDVKDIKISSLRKEIAVVLQDVFLFADSILNNITLNNPDISEAEVAAAAEAIGVDHFIKSLPNGYHYNVKERGAMLSSGQRQLIAFLRAYVSNPSILVLDEATSSVDSNSEQLIQNAIDKITKGRTSIVIAHRLATIKKADKIIVMDKGLIVEMGTHKELLKKEDGFYRNLYEVQFMQEEAV; this is translated from the coding sequence ATGGCAGAGAGTTCAAAAGGGAATGCATTTGATTTTAAGCTTTTTAAACGTCTTATGACCTTTACAAAGCCCTACCGGTTAAGGCTCTATTTTGTGGCCGTGGCCGCAATATTGATATCCCTTTTTGCCGTACTGCGGCCCATCTATCTTGAACTTGCAATAGATGAAGGTATCACCCCTAAGGATTTTGATTCCCTGATCTATTATCTATGGCTCATGCTGGCGGTATTGCTGGGAGAGTCGCTTTTTCAACTCCTTTTTATATATTTTGCAACCTGGCTGGGGCAAACAGTCGTTAAGGATATCCGCGTAAAACTCTTTGGGCATATGTTGGAGTTTAAAATGCAGTACTATGACAAATCTTCGGTTGGAAGGTTGGTCACGCGCGCGGTGAGTGATATTGAGACGATCTCAAGTATATTCAGCGAAGGGCTCTTTATGATCATAAGCGACCTGCTGAAAATGGGCTTTATCATTGGGGTAATGTTATTTAAGAGTTGGCAGCTATCGCTTATCGTCTTTGCCATACTTCCATTTATTATGTACGCTACACGCATATTTCAACGAGCGATGAAATCTGCTTTTGAAGATGTTCGAACCCAGGTGGCCAATTTAAATTCCTTTGTTCAGGAGCGCGTTACGGGTATGAAGATCGTACAGATCTTTTCACGGGAAAAAGTAGAGCGCGAGAAATTTGGGGATATCAACAAAAAGCACATGAAAGCGTGGAACAAGACGGTGTGGTACAACAGTATTTTCTTCCCCGTAGCAGAAATGGCCACTTCCATAACCATAGGTTTATTGGTTTGGTACGGGGGCTTAAAGGCTGTGCAAAGTGATGTGTACACCATAGGACTGGTCACGGCTTTCATCCAGTTTGCCCAAATGCTTTTTACACCGCTAAGGCAGATCGCAGATAAATTCAATACGTTGCAGATGGGAATGGTAGCGGCCAACAGGGTTTTTGGTATTCTGGATACCGATTCCAAAATTGAAGATAAGGGTACCAAAGAGCTTTCTGCCCTTGAAGGGGCGATACGTTTTGAAAAAGTCCGTTTCAGTTATATTGAAGGGGAAGAAATCCTGCGCGGTATTGATCTGGAGGTTCAGGCGGGGGAAACGGTTGCAATCGTAGGAGCCACGGGCGCAGGAAAAAGCACTATTATAAATCTCCTGGGCAGGTTTTATGAGATAGACAGCGGTACTATCCGCGTAGACGGCATTGATGTAAAAGACATTAAAATCAGTTCGCTACGTAAGGAGATCGCAGTCGTTTTACAGGATGTTTTCCTATTTGCAGATTCCATTTTAAACAATATCACACTCAATAATCCTGATATTTCTGAAGCAGAGGTAGCGGCCGCGGCAGAAGCTATAGGGGTGGACCATTTTATAAAATCGCTCCCTAACGGCTATCACTACAATGTAAAAGAACGTGGTGCGATGCTTTCCAGTGGGCAGCGACAACTTATTGCCTTTCTCAGGGCGTATGTGAGCAATCCCAGTATCCTGGTGCTTGACGAGGCTACTTCTTCCGTAGATTCCAATAGCGAGCAACTTATACAGAATGCCATTGATAAAATCACAAAAGGCCGTACCAGTATTGTCATTGCTCACCGACTGGCAACGATCAAAAAAGCTGATAAGATCATTGTCATGGACAAAGGACTGATCGTAGAGATGGGAACCCATAAAGAACTCCTCAAGAAAGAGGATGGTTTTTACCGAAACCTATACGAAGTGCAGTTCATGCAGGAAGAAGCGGTTTGA
- the truA gene encoding tRNA pseudouridine(38-40) synthase TruA: MLRYFIEIAYDGTPYHGWQRQPNAVTVQENLETALSTLLRREIALTGAGRTDAGVHARQLFAHFDLKESIDTSQLQFRLNRFLPKEIAVLAIYEVQEDAHARFDATGRSYEYLITTAKDPFQINRSYLVEQPLDYTMMNEGAKLLLGRKDFKCFSRSKTEVKTYFCDIQHALWENQGNMLVFTITADRFLRNMVRAIVGTLMEIGQDKMTLEELQSIILSQDRNQAGPSAPAHGLYLTQVTYPQSIFR, from the coding sequence ATGTTGCGTTATTTTATTGAAATCGCCTACGATGGGACGCCCTACCACGGCTGGCAGCGACAGCCCAATGCGGTAACCGTACAGGAAAACCTGGAGACGGCTTTGAGCACCTTATTGCGCAGGGAAATTGCGCTCACTGGAGCGGGGAGAACAGATGCCGGTGTACATGCACGACAGTTATTTGCTCATTTTGACCTGAAGGAATCCATTGATACGAGCCAACTCCAATTTAGGCTGAACCGCTTTTTGCCAAAAGAAATTGCGGTACTTGCGATTTATGAAGTGCAGGAAGATGCTCATGCGCGATTTGACGCCACGGGAAGGAGTTATGAATATCTAATCACTACCGCAAAAGATCCTTTTCAGATCAACAGATCGTACCTCGTAGAACAACCGCTTGATTATACAATGATGAACGAAGGTGCAAAATTATTGCTGGGCCGCAAGGATTTTAAATGTTTCAGCCGTTCAAAAACTGAAGTTAAGACGTATTTTTGTGATATTCAGCATGCGCTTTGGGAAAATCAGGGAAATATGCTTGTTTTTACCATTACCGCAGATCGTTTTTTACGCAATATGGTACGGGCAATAGTAGGCACGCTTATGGAAATAGGCCAGGATAAAATGACTCTTGAGGAGTTGCAGTCCATAATTTTAAGTCAGGATAGAAATCAGGCAGGGCCTTCAGCGCCAGCGCACGGTTTGTATCTTACACAGGTAACATACCCCCAATCAATTTTTAGGTAA
- a CDS encoding metallophosphoesterase family protein produces the protein MKKILLLSDTHSYIDEHILKHAAWADEVWHAGDVGSLDVTDALKKIAPLRAVYGNIDATEIRSEFPLNNRFFCEDVDVWITHIGGYPGRYSPAVREEINTNPPKLFICGHSHILKVMPDKKRKLLHMNPGAIGKHGFHKVRTMLRFTIDGSKIDNLEIIEVKR, from the coding sequence ATGAAAAAAATACTTTTGCTCAGCGATACCCACAGCTATATAGATGAGCACATTTTAAAACACGCAGCGTGGGCAGATGAAGTATGGCATGCCGGCGATGTGGGTTCCCTTGATGTTACAGATGCTTTAAAAAAAATAGCCCCACTCCGCGCCGTTTATGGAAATATAGACGCCACCGAAATACGTAGTGAATTCCCACTCAACAACCGCTTTTTCTGCGAAGACGTTGACGTATGGATCACACACATAGGTGGTTATCCCGGGCGGTACTCACCTGCAGTGCGTGAAGAAATAAACACCAACCCACCAAAATTATTTATCTGTGGGCATTCCCATATCTTAAAAGTAATGCCAGACAAAAAAAGAAAGCTGTTGCACATGAACCCGGGCGCCATAGGCAAACATGGCTTTCACAAAGTGAGAACCATGCTGCGCTTTACCATTGACGGAAGTAAAATTGACAACCTGGAGATTATTGAAGTAAAACGGTGA
- a CDS encoding M56 family metallopeptidase, translated as MEILLYLLKSSLVLMLFLACYRFLLSRDTFYAFNRHFLGVGLISSFVVPGIIFTREVLVAAPDLSQFTTVAIAGEEVMPTAAAFNFDLWQIGLLIYLVGALSFSTYFLYQLVHLYLYLNKQDFYAENGLLYIKIAGISAPFSFLNYIVYDPQAHNGEELKMILEHEQAHAKQRHSIDVLLGRLCCALLWFNPLCWLYFRCIEENLEYLADASVQADKYTSRSYQMAILNTATGSSVPPFAQTFYKSFIKKRIIMLNTVQSKSSNRLKALALLPFLAIFLWSFNVKEELHFISNSDRETSKTSYPVFTLTQNSTPDEINEITAYFRKNIEALNIEITVEKRDTKQNILMFDFKTKFARGNEFQKRFTRASEGPFNPYKIQYLGTGKLMISEMGKDGQDFLITRTKMQMAKHGEHNNFGEKSTSKTLKFKDKAFRLEISPKTTETEMQGLAVQLKEQFNVQFKYSQLTYDASGLITAINLEMKDLRNKNVSKLNLKNEEGLGSIIMFRSEEGTLGFTTGSTSSSTTTNSMTSNTISGTGSITEQSNSESGKMQALLAQERALEAQAAALEVQREAIEQQRVHMEKQRAMLEIKRKEMEDRAEVLIGQKDSVANEGALHSVPTVGNQSATQKLPENVLYFVNGKEITQEEMNLIDPNTIESVNVVKDSEELKKYGDKAKNGVIEVTLKKGENN; from the coding sequence ATGGAAATCCTTCTTTACTTATTAAAAAGCAGCCTGGTTTTGATGCTTTTTTTGGCCTGTTATCGGTTTTTGCTTTCCAGGGACACTTTTTATGCTTTTAACCGGCATTTTCTTGGAGTAGGTTTGATAAGTTCTTTTGTGGTCCCCGGTATCATTTTTACTCGTGAGGTGCTGGTCGCAGCGCCAGATCTATCGCAATTTACCACAGTTGCAATCGCCGGTGAGGAAGTAATGCCCACTGCAGCAGCCTTTAATTTTGATCTTTGGCAGATTGGGCTCCTCATTTATTTAGTGGGTGCGCTATCTTTTTCAACGTATTTCTTATACCAGTTGGTTCACTTGTATTTATACCTCAACAAACAGGATTTTTATGCAGAAAACGGACTATTATACATCAAAATTGCTGGTATCTCTGCTCCTTTTTCGTTCCTGAACTATATCGTATATGACCCACAGGCGCATAACGGAGAAGAGCTTAAAATGATATTAGAGCATGAACAGGCCCACGCAAAACAACGGCATAGTATCGATGTATTGTTGGGACGATTGTGTTGTGCCCTACTTTGGTTCAATCCATTGTGCTGGCTTTATTTTCGGTGCATCGAAGAAAATCTTGAATATCTGGCAGATGCTTCGGTACAGGCAGACAAATATACATCCAGATCGTATCAGATGGCTATTCTCAATACAGCCACAGGTAGCAGCGTACCACCCTTTGCCCAAACTTTTTATAAATCATTCATCAAAAAACGAATCATTATGCTAAACACAGTTCAATCCAAAAGCAGCAACCGACTCAAAGCCCTGGCATTGCTGCCATTTCTGGCAATATTTTTATGGAGTTTTAATGTGAAGGAAGAGTTGCACTTCATTTCGAATAGTGATAGGGAAACTTCCAAAACCAGTTATCCTGTTTTTACACTAACCCAGAATTCCACACCAGATGAAATAAATGAAATCACTGCTTATTTCAGAAAGAACATAGAAGCTTTGAATATTGAAATTACGGTTGAAAAAAGAGATACTAAACAAAATATCTTAATGTTTGATTTCAAGACGAAATTTGCAAGAGGAAATGAATTTCAAAAGCGGTTTACACGTGCTTCAGAAGGTCCTTTTAACCCTTATAAAATACAGTATTTGGGAACTGGTAAATTGATGATCAGTGAAATGGGAAAAGATGGCCAGGACTTTCTCATTACCCGAACTAAAATGCAAATGGCAAAGCATGGGGAACACAATAATTTCGGCGAAAAATCAACTTCGAAAACCCTAAAGTTTAAGGATAAAGCCTTCCGCCTGGAAATAAGCCCAAAGACCACAGAGACGGAGATGCAGGGCCTGGCTGTCCAACTTAAGGAACAATTTAATGTACAGTTTAAATACAGCCAACTTACCTACGATGCTTCTGGTTTGATTACAGCCATCAATCTGGAAATGAAAGACCTTCGCAATAAAAACGTTAGTAAACTCAATCTTAAGAATGAGGAGGGGCTGGGAAGTATAATCATGTTCAGGAGTGAGGAAGGTACGCTGGGTTTTACGACCGGTTCTACATCGAGTTCCACTACTACTAATTCCATGACCAGCAACACTATTTCTGGAACAGGTTCCATAACCGAACAAAGCAACTCTGAAAGTGGAAAAATGCAAGCGCTCCTTGCGCAAGAGCGCGCTTTAGAAGCACAGGCAGCCGCTCTTGAGGTGCAACGTGAAGCAATTGAACAACAACGTGTTCATATGGAAAAGCAACGCGCCATGCTGGAAATTAAAAGAAAGGAAATGGAGGATAGGGCAGAAGTGCTAATCGGCCAGAAAGATTCTGTAGCTAATGAGGGTGCTCTTCATTCGGTTCCAACTGTAGGGAATCAATCAGCCACTCAAAAATTACCAGAGAATGTGCTTTATTTCGTAAATGGGAAAGAAATAACCCAGGAAGAAATGAACCTTATAGATCCTAATACTATTGAATCTGTCAATGTTGTAAAGGATAGTGAAGAATTGAAAAAATACGGCGACAAAGCAAAAAATGGCGTGATTGAAGTGACACTCAAAAAGGGAGAGAACAACTAG
- a CDS encoding DUF423 domain-containing protein, translating into MGILETQLIACLFGFTAIIIGAFGAHALKKKFTSQQMESFETGVKYQMYHALLLLVLGYNLGFTTSIQRTIPLLITVGVVLFSFSIYGLCLGGASGKKWKWLGPVTPLGGLSLAAGWGLLFYDFIKNMI; encoded by the coding sequence ATGGGAATTCTTGAAACGCAACTTATTGCCTGTTTATTTGGTTTTACCGCAATTATTATAGGAGCCTTTGGAGCGCATGCCCTTAAGAAAAAATTCACTTCCCAGCAGATGGAATCATTTGAAACTGGTGTGAAATATCAAATGTACCATGCATTGCTGCTTCTGGTGCTGGGTTACAACCTGGGTTTTACCACAAGCATACAAAGAACAATACCTTTACTTATCACCGTAGGGGTCGTGCTTTTTTCATTCAGTATTTATGGGCTATGCCTTGGTGGGGCTTCTGGCAAGAAATGGAAATGGCTGGGGCCGGTTACGCCACTTGGCGGACTGTCACTGGCTGCGGGATGGGGATTGCTGTTCTATGATTTTATAAAGAATATGATCTAA
- a CDS encoding adenine phosphoribosyltransferase codes for MDLKAFIKDVPNFPKQGILFKDISPLLKSNTATRNAIEKLAEPLRELGADHVVGIESRGFLLGMLLAQELGVGFTPIRKPGKLPGEIIVETYELEYGLDTLEMQQNAIKKGDKVILHDDVLATGGTAMAACNLIRKCGGEILEFNFLLELENLNGRKKLRNVPLRTLLTY; via the coding sequence ATGGATTTAAAAGCTTTTATAAAAGACGTGCCCAACTTCCCAAAACAGGGAATTTTATTCAAAGATATCAGCCCTTTGCTCAAGAGCAATACGGCAACACGAAATGCCATTGAAAAACTCGCGGAACCTTTACGGGAACTGGGTGCAGATCATGTGGTAGGTATAGAATCCCGCGGATTTTTACTGGGGATGTTGCTTGCGCAAGAACTGGGTGTGGGCTTTACACCTATAAGAAAACCCGGTAAATTGCCAGGCGAGATTATTGTAGAAACCTACGAACTGGAATACGGCCTTGATACCTTAGAAATGCAACAGAACGCCATAAAAAAAGGTGACAAAGTGATTTTGCACGATGATGTGCTGGCTACCGGCGGCACTGCGATGGCTGCATGTAACCTTATAAGAAAGTGTGGCGGGGAGATTTTAGAGTTTAATTTTTTACTGGAACTGGAAAATCTCAATGGTCGCAAGAAATTGCGTAATGTACCGTTGCGTACACTACTAACCTACTGA
- a CDS encoding BlaI/MecI/CopY family transcriptional regulator — MEKLTNKEEEVMHALWRLEKAFVKEVQAELSGQDLHYNTVSTMIRNLEEKGYVGYKAYGKTHQYYPLVSRDVYGKKFMNDATQKFFNSSYKNMVSFFAKEEKISADELREILDMIEKNNK, encoded by the coding sequence ATGGAAAAATTAACCAATAAAGAAGAAGAAGTCATGCATGCCCTCTGGCGGCTGGAAAAGGCTTTTGTAAAAGAAGTACAGGCAGAACTTTCTGGCCAGGACCTGCACTACAACACGGTGTCAACCATGATACGCAACCTGGAAGAAAAAGGCTATGTGGGCTATAAGGCCTATGGGAAAACGCATCAGTACTATCCGCTGGTTTCCAGGGATGTCTATGGGAAAAAATTCATGAACGATGCTACACAGAAGTTTTTTAACAGTAGTTATAAAAATATGGTTTCCTTTTTTGCCAAGGAGGAAAAAATATCAGCAGATGAACTTCGGGAAATTCTGGATATGATCGAAAAAAACAACAAATAG
- a CDS encoding Lrp/AsnC family transcriptional regulator has product MNIDATNWKILQALQKNARISNAELGRQFGLSAPAVAERIRKMEDAGVLLGYKAEVSHFKTGHQLKAIITLRAFMGRLKPFLEKVTSLSEVLNCYRITGNENIVMEVVLFDQFHLEEFIDKLITYGETKTHIVLSTVVENAPIRTRGESRK; this is encoded by the coding sequence ATGAACATAGATGCTACAAACTGGAAAATTCTCCAGGCATTACAGAAAAATGCCCGTATCAGCAATGCGGAACTTGGCCGCCAATTTGGGTTAAGTGCACCTGCGGTAGCGGAGCGTATCCGTAAAATGGAAGATGCCGGGGTTTTGCTGGGGTATAAAGCTGAAGTTTCCCATTTTAAAACCGGTCATCAGCTCAAAGCGATCATTACCTTGCGCGCGTTTATGGGAAGGTTAAAACCTTTTCTGGAAAAAGTGACTTCCCTGAGCGAGGTGCTCAATTGTTACCGTATCACCGGTAATGAAAATATTGTAATGGAAGTGGTGCTTTTTGATCAGTTTCACCTGGAGGAATTCATAGACAAATTAATAACCTATGGGGAAACCAAGACGCATATTGTCCTTTCTACCGTGGTGGAAAATGCGCCCATACGTACCCGTGGCGAATCAAGAAAGTAA
- the alaS gene encoding alanine--tRNA ligase: MKSQKIRETFLQFFNSKNHAIVPSAPMVIKNDPTLMFTNAGMNQFKEFFLGNGTPKNNRVTDTQKCLRVSGKHNDLEEVGKDTYHHTMFEMLGNWSFGDYFKTEAIDWAWELLTEVYKVDKSKLYVTIFEGDSSEKLERDTEAFDLWKKHLPENRILNGNKKDNFWEMGDQGPCGPCSEIHVDLRSEAEKAEIPGAQLVNADHPQVVEIWNLVFVQYNRKADGSLENLPAKHVDTGMGFERLCMLLQDKKSNYDTDVFTPIIREIETITNTKYGQNKDQDIAIRVIADHVRAVAFSIADGQLPSNTGAGYVIRRILRRAIRYGFTFLSIKEPFIYKLVQVLSDEMGQAFPELKKQQNLIYNVIREEEQSFLRTLDQGLVLLDTIIAEAEDKEVSGGKAFELYDTYGFPIDLTALILSERGYALDEQGFQTELQKQKERSRAATKVETGDWIYVSLNEESFVGYDTLESPTRITRYRQVTSKKLGEHYQLVFSITPFYPEGGGQVGDKGYLEADNGDVIYITDTKKENNLIVHFTENLPKDVEGTFKAVVDAKQRKRSASNHSATHLLHQALRAILGKHVEQKGSMVHSGYLRFDFSHFAKLTQEEIVAVEHFVNARIQEQLALEEQRAIPYEQALGEGAIALFGEKYGDAVRTIRFGKSMELCGGTHVNNTADIWHFKITSESAVASGIRRIEAITGDAVMHYFAEQDMQLAQISALLNNAQEPVKAINNLQEENNALKKQMESLLQEKSGNLKKELLTKIESKTDASGIKINFLAQEIDLDANGMKDLAYQIGNEVENLFVLLASRYEGKALLSCYIDKDLAKAKNLNAGSIVRELGKYIQGGGGGQPFFATAGGKNPDGIPQVLQEVETYVS, from the coding sequence ATGAAATCCCAAAAAATACGCGAGACGTTCCTTCAATTTTTCAACTCCAAAAATCACGCCATTGTTCCATCAGCGCCCATGGTGATCAAGAACGATCCTACCCTGATGTTTACCAATGCAGGAATGAACCAATTTAAGGAATTTTTTCTAGGTAACGGCACACCAAAGAACAACCGCGTCACCGATACCCAAAAATGCCTGCGCGTTAGCGGAAAACACAACGACCTGGAAGAAGTGGGAAAGGATACCTACCACCATACCATGTTTGAAATGCTTGGGAACTGGAGTTTTGGTGATTATTTTAAGACCGAAGCGATCGACTGGGCGTGGGAACTGCTTACCGAAGTCTATAAGGTTGACAAATCAAAATTGTACGTAACCATTTTTGAGGGCGACAGCAGTGAAAAACTGGAACGCGATACCGAAGCTTTTGACCTTTGGAAAAAACACCTGCCAGAAAACCGAATCCTCAACGGTAATAAAAAGGATAATTTCTGGGAAATGGGCGATCAGGGCCCTTGTGGACCTTGTTCAGAAATTCATGTGGATTTGCGTTCTGAGGCCGAAAAAGCGGAAATACCCGGTGCCCAACTCGTAAATGCAGACCATCCCCAGGTTGTTGAAATCTGGAATCTTGTTTTTGTACAGTACAACCGCAAAGCTGATGGTTCACTGGAAAATCTTCCCGCAAAACACGTAGATACGGGAATGGGTTTTGAGCGTTTGTGTATGCTCCTACAGGACAAAAAATCCAATTATGATACGGATGTTTTTACCCCAATTATCAGGGAAATTGAAACCATTACCAATACAAAATACGGCCAAAATAAAGATCAGGACATAGCCATAAGGGTAATTGCAGACCATGTGCGCGCCGTGGCGTTTTCTATTGCAGATGGCCAGCTGCCCAGCAATACCGGCGCCGGTTATGTGATACGTCGGATTTTGCGCAGGGCGATTCGGTATGGCTTTACCTTTTTAAGCATAAAAGAACCTTTTATTTATAAGTTGGTACAGGTGCTGAGCGATGAGATGGGCCAGGCTTTTCCAGAACTTAAAAAACAGCAAAATTTAATCTATAACGTGATCAGGGAAGAAGAGCAAAGTTTCTTGCGTACCTTAGATCAGGGACTGGTTTTGCTGGATACGATAATCGCTGAAGCGGAAGACAAAGAAGTTTCCGGTGGCAAAGCTTTTGAACTGTACGATACCTATGGTTTTCCCATAGATCTAACCGCACTGATCCTGAGCGAAAGAGGATATGCGCTTGATGAGCAGGGCTTTCAAACCGAACTGCAAAAGCAAAAAGAACGCTCCCGCGCTGCCACAAAAGTGGAAACGGGCGACTGGATTTATGTTAGCCTAAATGAAGAGTCCTTTGTAGGCTATGATACACTTGAAAGTCCTACTCGAATTACCCGCTACCGGCAAGTGACCAGTAAAAAACTGGGCGAACATTACCAGTTGGTTTTCAGCATTACCCCTTTCTATCCTGAAGGTGGTGGCCAGGTGGGCGACAAAGGCTATCTGGAGGCCGATAACGGGGATGTGATCTACATTACGGATACCAAAAAAGAAAATAACCTGATCGTACATTTCACCGAAAACCTGCCTAAAGATGTGGAAGGTACATTTAAGGCTGTGGTAGATGCAAAGCAGCGCAAGCGCAGTGCCTCAAACCATTCTGCCACGCATTTGCTACATCAGGCACTGCGTGCTATTTTAGGGAAACACGTAGAACAGAAAGGTTCTATGGTACACAGTGGGTACCTTCGTTTTGACTTTTCACATTTTGCAAAACTTACGCAGGAAGAAATTGTAGCAGTAGAGCATTTTGTCAATGCGCGTATTCAGGAGCAACTTGCGCTTGAAGAGCAGCGCGCTATTCCTTATGAACAGGCGTTAGGAGAAGGTGCGATCGCATTGTTTGGTGAAAAATACGGGGATGCGGTGCGTACGATACGTTTTGGAAAATCCATGGAACTTTGTGGCGGTACGCACGTAAACAATACAGCTGATATCTGGCACTTTAAAATCACTTCAGAAAGTGCGGTAGCTTCCGGCATACGCCGTATCGAGGCTATTACGGGTGATGCGGTGATGCACTATTTTGCCGAGCAGGATATGCAGTTGGCACAGATCAGCGCACTTCTCAATAACGCACAAGAACCGGTAAAAGCGATAAATAATTTACAAGAGGAAAACAACGCCCTCAAGAAGCAAATGGAAAGTTTGCTACAGGAAAAATCAGGTAACCTGAAAAAGGAACTTTTGACCAAAATAGAGTCAAAAACCGATGCTTCTGGCATAAAAATCAACTTTTTAGCCCAGGAAATAGACCTGGATGCGAACGGTATGAAAGACCTGGCCTATCAAATAGGCAATGAGGTCGAGAATCTTTTTGTGCTATTGGCTTCCCGTTATGAAGGTAAAGCTTTGCTGAGCTGTTATATTGATAAAGATTTGGCCAAAGCCAAAAACCTGAATGCGGGATCCATCGTGCGCGAACTGGGGAAATACATTCAGGGAGGTGGCGGCGGACAACCGTTTTTTGCAACGGCCGGCGGTAAAAATCCTGATGGGATTCCACAGGTATTGCAGGAGGTGGAAACATATGTTTCTTAA